One Megamonas hypermegale genomic window carries:
- a CDS encoding SLC13 family permease, with amino-acid sequence MNSAAITALSIFIVVYIFIVSEKIHRTVIALVGAMLMILCGILTQEMAIHHIDFNTIGLLIGMMIVVSITGTTGLFNYLAIWAAKKVKAKPLRLLVALSLLTGVCSAFLDNVTTVLLTVPLTFSITKKLNIPVKPFLIAQILSSNIGGTSTLIGDPPNIMIGSAVPEMDFMAFISNLGIVCIVIFAVTMAILLLLYRKQLVTVPQLQAKVMAMNEYDEIKDSALLKKCLFVLFLIIVTFVLHSQLHLESATVALSGAAILMLISISGNERKISKVLSEVEWLAIFFFAGLFILVGGLVETGVIKMMAEQLLELTSGDLTKTTMLILWLSAIASAFIDNIPFVATLIPMIKDMGTMGMSNLEPLWWALSLGACLGGNGTIIGASANVVVASMAAMYGEKLSFGGYFIVAFPIMIISIVISTIYLLLFYL; translated from the coding sequence ATGAATTCAGCAGCGATAACTGCTCTTAGTATATTTATAGTAGTGTATATTTTTATAGTATCGGAAAAAATACATCGTACGGTAATTGCTTTAGTTGGAGCAATGCTTATGATTCTTTGTGGTATTTTAACACAAGAAATGGCTATACATCATATTGACTTTAATACAATAGGGCTGTTAATAGGTATGATGATTGTTGTAAGTATTACAGGTACAACAGGATTATTTAATTATTTAGCAATATGGGCAGCTAAAAAAGTAAAAGCTAAACCATTAAGGTTATTAGTTGCGTTATCTTTATTAACAGGGGTGTGTTCAGCTTTTTTAGATAATGTTACAACTGTATTGTTGACTGTTCCTTTAACATTTAGTATTACAAAAAAATTAAATATACCAGTAAAACCTTTTTTAATAGCACAAATTCTTTCATCTAATATTGGTGGGACATCTACACTTATAGGAGACCCACCGAATATCATGATTGGTAGTGCTGTACCTGAAATGGATTTTATGGCATTTATAAGTAATTTAGGTATAGTATGTATAGTTATTTTTGCAGTGACTATGGCTATTTTACTTTTATTATATCGTAAACAATTAGTTACGGTGCCTCAGTTACAAGCAAAAGTCATGGCTATGAATGAATATGATGAAATAAAAGATAGTGCATTATTGAAAAAATGTTTGTTCGTTTTATTTTTGATAATTGTTACTTTTGTATTACATTCACAATTACATTTGGAGTCTGCAACAGTAGCTTTATCAGGAGCAGCAATTTTAATGCTTATAAGTATTTCAGGAAATGAAAGAAAAATATCCAAGGTATTAAGTGAAGTTGAATGGTTGGCAATATTCTTTTTTGCAGGTTTATTTATTTTAGTAGGGGGTTTAGTAGAAACTGGTGTTATAAAAATGATGGCAGAACAATTATTAGAATTAACATCAGGAGATTTAACAAAGACGACAATGTTGATTTTATGGCTAAGTGCTATAGCTTCAGCATTTATTGATAATATTCCTTTTGTTGCAACTTTGATACCTATGATAAAGGATATGGGAACGATGGGGATGAGCAACTTAGAACCATTATGGTGGGCACTGTCTTTAGGTGCTTGTCTAGGGGGTAATGGAACTATTATTGGAGCAAGTGCAAATGTTGTAGTAGCGAGTATGGCAGCTATGTATGGCGAAAAACTTTCTTTTGGCGGATATTTTATAGTAGCTTTTCCTATAATGATAATATCAATTGTTATAAGTACAATATATTTACTTTTGTTTTATTTATAA